A window of Ictidomys tridecemlineatus isolate mIctTri1 chromosome 1, mIctTri1.hap1, whole genome shotgun sequence contains these coding sequences:
- the LOC101966316 gene encoding protocadherin beta-4, which yields MGKLQRVQLSRQVIAFIFMMFLSQIRPESLRYSVEEETESGSFVAHLTKDLGLGTGELAARSVRVMSDDYKQRLLLDPQTGDLLLKEKIDREELCGPIERCVLHFQVFLEMPVQFFQGELWIQDINDHSPAFTDREMLLKIPENSQPGTLFPLKVAQDLDVGSNGLQKYTINPNSHFHVLTRNHSEGKKYPDLVQDKALDREEQPEFSLTLMALDGGSPPRSGTITVRILIIDVNDNAPEFVHTPYEVQVLENSPLDSPILSVLARDADAGNFGSVSYGLFQPSDEIKQTFSINEITGEIRLRKKLDFEKTKSYHVEIEAIDGGGLSGKGTVFIEVVDVNDNAPELTISSLTSSIPENAPETIVSIFRVGDRDSGDNGKMTCSIPDNVPFILKPTFKNFYTLVTESPLDRESRAEYNITITVTDLGTPRLKTEHSITILVSDVNDNAPAFSQTSYTLLVRENNSPALHIGSVSATDRDSGTNAQITYSLLPTQDLHLPLASLVSINADNGQLFALRALDFEALQAFEFRVGATDQGSPALSSQALVRVVVMDDNDNSPFVLYPLQNASAPCTELVPRAAEQGYLVTKVVAVDRDSGQNAWLSYQLLKATEPGLFGVWAHNGEVRTARLLSERDAARHRLVVLVKDNGEPPLSASVTLHVLLVDGFSQPYLPLPEVAPERSQGDSLTVYLVIALASVSSLFLFSVLVFVTVKLCRRRRAAPLGVCSVPEGHFPGHLVDISGTGTLSQSYQYEVCLAGDSGSGEFKFLKPIFPNLLLQDSGN from the coding sequence ATGGGGAAACTACAGAGAGTTCAACTGAGCAGGCAAGTGatagcctttatttttatgatgttttTGTCTCAGATTCGCCCAGAGTCTCTTCGTTATTctgtagaggaggaaacagaGAGCGGCTCCTTTGTAGCCCATCTGACAAAGGACTTGGGCCTGGGAACTGGGGAATTGGCAGCCAGGTCTGTTCGGGTTATGTCTGATGATTATAAGCAGCGTTTGCTGTTGGATCCTCAGACTGGCGATTTGCTTCTGAAGGAGAAAATAGACCGGGAGGAACTGTGTGGCCCTATTGAACGGTGTGTACTGCATTTCCAGGTGTTTCTTGAAATGCCAGTGCAATTTTTTCAGGGAGAATTATGGATACAGGACATAAATGACCACTCTCCAGCATTCACTGATAGGGAAATGCTCTTGAAAATACCAGAAAACAGCCAGCCAGGGACTCTATTTCCATTGAAAGTAGCCCAGGATTTGGATGTGGGTAGCAATGGGCTTCAAAAATACACCATCAATCCCAATTCTCATTTTCACGTCCTTACACGAAATCACAGTGAGGGCAAGAAATACCCAGACCTGGTACAAGACAAAGCCCTGGATAGAGAGGAGCAGCCTGAATTCAGCTTAACCCTCATGGCTTTGGATGGTGGCTCTCCACCTAGATCTGGAACAATCACAGTTCGAATCCTGATCATAGACGTCAATGACAATGCTCCTGAGTTTGTGCATACCCCATATGAGGTGCAGGTCCTGGAGAACAGCCCCTTAGATTCCCCAATCCTCAGCGTCTTAGCTAGGGATGCAGATGCTGGAAACTTTGGGAGTGTTTCCTATGGCTTGTTCCAACCATCTGATGAGATTAAACAAACTTTCTCAATAAATGAAATCACAGGGGAAATCCGACTGAGGAAGAAATTGGATTTTGAAAAAACTAAATCTTATCATGTGGAAATTGAAGCTATAGATGGAGGAGGCCTTTCTGGAAAAGGCACTGTGTTCATAGAGGTGGTGGACGTGAATGACAATGCCCCAGAACTTACCATATCCTCACTCACCAGCTCCATACCAGAAAATGCTCCTGAGACCATAGTCTCTATATTCCGTGTTGGAGATAGAGATTCTGGAGACAATGGAAAGATGACTTGCTCTATTCCAGATAATGTGCCCTTCATTCTAAAACCAACATTCAAGAACTTTTACACCCTGGTGACAGAGAGCCCGCTGGacagagagagcagagcagagtaCAACATCACCATCACAGTCACCGACTTGGGGACGCCCAGGCTAAAAACCGAGCACAGCATAACCATCCTCGTCTCTGACGTTAACGACAATGCCCCTGCCTTCTCCCAAACGTCATACACGCTGTTGGTGCGAGAGAACAACAGCCCCGCCCTGCACATAGGCAGTGTCAGCGCCACAGACAGAGACTCAGGCACCAATGCCCAGATCACCTACTCACTGCTGCCAACCCAGGACCTGCACCTGCCCCTCGCCTCGCTGGTCTCCATCAACGCAGACAATGGGCAGCTGTTCGCGCTGAGGGCGCTGGACTTCGAGGCCCTGCAGGCATTCGAGTTCCGCGTGGGCGCCACAGACCAAGGCTCACCAGCACTCAGCAGCCAGGCGCTGGTGCGAGTGGTGGTGATGGACGACAATGACAACTCGCCCTTCGTGCTGTACCCGCTGCAGAACGCCTCTGCACCCTGCACTGAGCTGGTGCCCAGGGCGGCAGAGCAGGGCTACCTGGTCACTAAGGTGGTGGCAGTAGACAGAGACTCAGGCCAGAACGCCTGGCTGTCATACCAGCTGCTCAAGGCCACCGAGCCCGGGCTGTTTGGCGTGTGGGCGCACAATGGCGAAGTGCGCACCGCCAGGCTGCTGAGCGAGCGCGACGCGGCCAGGCACAGGCTAGTGGTGCTGGTCAAGGACAATGGCGAGCCTCCGCTGTCTGCCAGCGTCACGCTGCACGTGCTGCTGGTGGATGGCTTCTCCCAGCCCTACCTGCCTCTCCCGGAAGTGGCGCCCGAGCGCTCGCAGGGGGACTCGCTCACTGTCTACTTGGTCATCGCTTTGGCCTCTGtgtcatctctctttctcttctctgtgcTGGTGTTCGTGACAGTGAAACTGTGCAGGAGGCGCAGGGCGGCGCCGCTTGGTGTTTGTTCTGTACCTGAGGGCCACTTTCCTGGCCACCTGGTGGATATCAGTGGAACTGGGACACTGTCTCAGAGCTACCAGTATGAGGTGTGTCTGGCTGGAGACTCTGGGTCTGGTGAGTTCAAATTCCTGAAACCAATATTCCCCAATCTCTTGCTTCAGGACAGTGGAAATTAA